In one Candidatus Pelagibacter sp. HTCC7211 genomic region, the following are encoded:
- the rplS gene encoding 50S ribosomal protein L19, whose translation MKTIEEINQHNVKKILSEKKIPDFYPGDVVKVGVRITEGKKERIQYFEGVCIAKKSRDLNSSFTVRKISFGEGVERTFPLYGTLIDSIKVIRSGKVRRAKLYYLRDRTGKSARIAEKIRKKIGIDVDVKPETVTEENVAPAVEAAPTAEAPAAEATKEEQQSESTSEKK comes from the coding sequence ATGAAAACAATTGAAGAAATAAATCAGCACAATGTTAAGAAAATACTTTCTGAGAAAAAAATTCCAGATTTTTATCCAGGGGATGTTGTAAAAGTTGGAGTTAGAATAACAGAGGGTAAAAAAGAAAGAATTCAATATTTTGAAGGTGTTTGTATTGCTAAAAAAAGTAGAGATTTAAACTCTTCTTTTACGGTCAGAAAAATTTCTTTTGGGGAAGGTGTTGAGAGAACTTTTCCTTTATATGGAACATTAATAGATTCAATTAAAGTTATTAGATCAGGTAAAGTTAGAAGAGCTAAATTATATTACTTAAGGGATAGAACAGGTAAATCAGCAAGAATTGCAGAAAAGATTAGAAAAAAAATCGGGATTGATGTTGACGTAAAACCAGAAACTGTCACAGAGGAGAATGTAGCTCCAGCAGTAGAAGCAGCACCAACAGCAGAAGCTCCAGCAGCAGAAGCTACTAAAGAAGAACAACAATCAGAAAGCACTTCAGAAAAAAAATAA
- the trmD gene encoding tRNA (guanosine(37)-N1)-methyltransferase TrmD, whose product MWQAQVFTLYPEVFPGPLSKGLYGKALSKKLWNLNIVNIRDAAEDKHKTVDDTPYGGGSGMLLKPDVLAKSLDQNEIKGGRIIYLSPRGKKFDQNYARELSDEKSISLICGHFEGVDERVLATRNIEEISIGDYVLSGGETAAFVVIDSVLRLLPGILGNENSKVDESFENGLLEYPQYTKPQIWEEKAVPEVLLSGDHSKIKDWRLSQSEAITRVRRPDLWEKYKKN is encoded by the coding sequence ATGTGGCAAGCTCAAGTATTTACACTTTACCCAGAAGTTTTTCCTGGACCTTTATCAAAAGGACTTTATGGAAAAGCTTTATCTAAAAAATTGTGGAACTTGAATATTGTAAACATTAGAGACGCAGCTGAGGATAAACATAAAACGGTTGATGATACTCCTTACGGCGGTGGTTCTGGTATGCTTTTAAAACCTGATGTCTTAGCAAAATCACTAGATCAAAATGAAATTAAAGGTGGAAGAATAATTTATTTATCACCAAGAGGTAAAAAGTTTGATCAAAATTATGCTCGAGAATTGTCTGATGAAAAATCAATATCTCTAATTTGTGGGCATTTTGAGGGAGTTGATGAAAGAGTGCTTGCTACTAGAAATATTGAAGAGATAAGTATTGGAGATTATGTTTTGTCAGGCGGTGAAACAGCTGCATTTGTTGTAATAGATAGTGTACTTAGACTTTTGCCTGGCATTTTGGGTAATGAAAATTCTAAGGTTGATGAAAGTTTTGAAAACGGGTTATTAGAGTATCCACAGTACACAAAACCTCAAATTTGGGAGGAAAAAGCTGTGCCAGAGGTCCTATTATCAGGTGATCACAGCAAAATTAAAGACTGGCGTTTATCTCAATCTGAGGCTATAACACGCGTCCGAAGACCAGATTTATGGGAAAAATATAAGAAGAATTAA
- the rpsP gene encoding 30S ribosomal protein S16, which produces MLKLRLSRGGTKKRPVYKVVVADSRFARDGRFIEKVGFFNPLLPKDKKERVGLEAERIKYWLGQGAQPTTRVARILGENELMPMPANGNNPKKAVPKKERKKEGEEAPAAAPKTEASAAEAPKEEAPAAEAAPAAEAAPTAEAAPAAEAAPAPAAAPAAEAPKEEQK; this is translated from the coding sequence ATGTTAAAATTAAGATTATCAAGAGGGGGAACAAAAAAACGTCCTGTTTACAAAGTAGTTGTAGCAGACAGTCGGTTTGCAAGAGACGGAAGATTCATAGAGAAAGTAGGCTTCTTTAACCCACTTTTGCCTAAAGATAAAAAAGAAAGAGTAGGTCTTGAGGCTGAAAGAATAAAGTATTGGTTAGGTCAAGGTGCTCAACCAACTACAAGAGTTGCAAGAATTCTAGGTGAAAATGAATTAATGCCTATGCCTGCTAATGGTAACAATCCAAAAAAAGCAGTTCCAAAAAAAGAAAGAAAAAAAGAAGGTGAAGAAGCACCAGCAGCTGCTCCAAAAACAGAAGCTTCAGCAGCAGAAGCTCCTAAAGAAGAAGCTCCAGCAGCAGAAGCAGCACCAGCAGCAGAAGCAGCACCAACAGCAGAAGCAGCACCAGCAGCAGAAGCAGCACCAGCACCAGCAGCAGCACCAGCAGCAGAAGCTCCTAAAGAGGAACAAAAATAA